TTGAGACCAGCTAATAAATTTGTGTaagattttgttgtctttttgcATGTTTATGGAAAGCAATGGATCAATGCACGTTTGAAAAAAACTGAGATGCATTGATTAAAAAACTAAATCTATTTTCAGTtaccattcttctctctctctctatacatATATGCTTATTTTTACCACTATCAAAGATAACACTAAAACTTCATTGACAACATCTTCAGATTCACCCAGTCCGACTCCGAGGTACATAATAAACAATTGGTCTGTAGCAACTGTTCCTCCTATGGTCGGAGTGGCATTTTCGTAGTGTAATGTATGTGGTTTTGGAATCGCGCAATTTCTTTTGCTGTTACTTTTATAGAAGTGCAAGCATTGatcaattattttatataaaaaatttaatatgtaATCCACTTTAACCTATTCCAagagggtaggggtgggaatTTTTCTTAAGATGTCCCGATTTTCCATCTTTTGATTTAGTTTGCTACTGAATAGTTTCCAATgtttgagaaaattaatttgaCGACAAAACCCAtttccccccccacacacacacacaaaagagcgCACTAGAATCTTCCATCGGCCCAGCTTCTCATGCCGTGGGAACACCCAATCTCTCTGGCTTGGTGACTTTTTTCTCCCTACCCTGGCCCAGACACAAACtagacagaagataggaaggaTAAAAATGTAGTTGGAGTAGACAGGGAGATGTTTAATTAGAAgaatacacacagagaaacattaAAGAAGTGCATCGAGTATAAACCTTACATCAATTGTGggagtttttattttgagattgCAGTCTTgtcagaaacaaatgaaaaatattcataacTATTGATATGAGGACCTATGACGTGCCAATTCTGTTACATAAACTGTGCATGAAACTTGCGGTTTGGCAATATCAATGCTTGAATTAACTTCCTTTCTTCCAAGTTTTGTTGCTGTAGAAGCTCCCATCTTGACAGAAGGCGGATTTTGCTATAAAATAACAGTTCAGGGTACTGTATAATACTTCTAGGTGAAATACCAATCTCATTTATTAAAACATCAAGAGAATGCTTAAGCTTGGCTGCTCTTAGGCGAGAAAGAATAATTTTGCGGGAAAACATACTTTGAATATCTGTTTCAGAACACTGAAGCCGTTGCATTAAATACTCTTTTTCATTCTTAGATTCTCCCAGGGCAGTGCTATTATCTATCCAATATTTCAAACTTTGGTGGAATTGTTCAGGATCAGCAGTCAGTATGTAGACAAGCTTGTCTACATCATATACGCCAGCATCCTTGACACATTTCAACCGTTCTCTGGCAACACTAGGTATGCATGTGAACACTGAACAGTTATCAAGCATCATTCTCTTCGGGACTCCAAACTCCTGGAGAATCTGCACAAGTTCTTGAAGTCGACTAGGTAGCATTGTTAGAAGGTGTTTGCACTTATCCCTAGCTTTGGCGAAAACTTCTTCTTCTGAGCATTCCAGAAGGCATGCTACAAAATTTACTTGAGAAGGGTGCTTTCCCATGATGGCAATTTCCCTTCGGATTGCTTCAATGCGCTCCTTGAAGTATTGGTCGGAAACCACTAGGAGATAGGTACAAGGTTGATAGTGTTCAACTGATTTGATTTCTTCTAAGCGAATACGTAGAG
This sequence is a window from Pomacea canaliculata isolate SZHN2017 linkage group LG5, ASM307304v1, whole genome shotgun sequence. Protein-coding genes within it:
- the LOC112563542 gene encoding uncharacterized protein LOC112563542, producing the protein MTKMIKSGVLIWTVLNMSKQQLARLPVLPSSFQLVINNFYQNVQQRYIFHCVFPLKFTPLHKNSYKCCQVPDQKSHSFVDKKRRLPVTCTDEIEQILNENADIISEYATFLGCAESSVRNMVRCETRLVTSFSKHEVLAKMKLLLDHGLDGEEIAQRYYVFHRSVESLRIRLEEIKSVEHYQPCTYLLVVSDQYFKERIEAIRREIAIMGKHPSQVNFVACLLECSEEEVFAKARDKCKHLLTMLPSRLQELVQILQEFGVPKRMMLDNCSVFTCIPSVARERLKCVKDAGVYDVDKLVYILTADPEQFHQSLKYWIDNSTALGESKNEKEYLMQRLQCSETDIQSMFSRKIILSRLRAAKLKHSLDVLINEIGISPRSIIQYPELLFYSKIRLLSRWELLQQQNLEERKLIQALILPNRKFHAQFM